The Kluyvera intermedia genome window below encodes:
- the nagB gene encoding glucosamine-6-phosphate deaminase, with product MRLIPLVNAEQVGKWAARHIVNRINAFKPTADRPFILGLPTGGTPLATYKELVGMHKAGQVSFKHVVTFNMDEYVGLAKDHPESYYTFMHRNFFDHIDIPAENINLLNGNAPDVDAECRRYEEKIRSYGKINLFMGGVGNDGHIAFNEPASSLSSRTRIKTLTHETRVANSRFFDGDVAQVPKYALTVGVGTLLDAEEVMILVQGATKALALQQAVEGNVNHMWTITCLQLHPKSLIVCDEPSTMELKVKTLKYFHELEAENIKGL from the coding sequence ATGAGACTGATTCCTCTTGTTAACGCTGAACAAGTCGGCAAATGGGCGGCTCGCCACATCGTTAACCGTATCAACGCATTTAAACCTACCGCTGACCGTCCATTTATTCTTGGACTGCCAACCGGTGGAACTCCGCTGGCAACCTACAAAGAACTAGTGGGAATGCATAAAGCGGGCCAGGTGAGCTTCAAACACGTTGTCACCTTCAACATGGACGAATATGTTGGGCTAGCAAAAGATCACCCAGAAAGCTATTACACCTTCATGCACCGCAATTTCTTTGACCATATTGATATCCCAGCAGAAAACATCAACCTGCTGAATGGCAATGCGCCAGATGTTGATGCAGAATGTCGTCGCTATGAAGAAAAAATTCGCTCCTACGGCAAAATTAACCTGTTTATGGGCGGCGTTGGCAATGATGGCCATATCGCGTTCAACGAACCGGCTTCTTCACTCTCTTCACGTACCCGCATCAAAACGCTGACTCACGAAACCCGTGTCGCCAACTCACGTTTCTTTGATGGTGATGTCGCGCAGGTACCAAAATATGCGCTGACCGTCGGCGTAGGCACCCTGTTGGATGCCGAAGAAGTGATGATTCTGGTACAGGGCGCGACCAAAGCGCTGGCCCTGCAACAGGCCGTTGAAGGCAACGTTAACCACATGTGGACCATTACCTGTCTGCAACTGCACCCGAAATCACTGATCGTGTGCGATGAGCCTTCCACCATGGAGTTGAAGGTCAAGACGCTGAAATATTTCCACGAACTCGAAGCGGAAAATATCAAAGGTCTGTAA
- the glnS gene encoding glutamine--tRNA ligase, translated as MSEAEARPTNFIRQIIDEDLATGKHNTVHTRFPPEPNGYLHIGHAKSICLNFGIAQDYQGQCNLRFDDTNPVKEDIEYVESIKNDVEWLGFHWSGNVRYSSDYFDQLHAYAVELINKGLAYVDELTPEQIREYRGSLTAPGKNSPFRDRSVEENLALFEKMRSGGFAEGTACLRAKIDMASPFIVMRDPVLYRIKFADHHQTGTKWCIYPMYDFTHCISDALEGITHSLCTLEFQDNRRLYDWVLDNITIPVHPRQYEFSRLNLEYTVMSKRKLNQLVMEKHVEGWDDPRMPTISGLRRRGYTAAAIREFCKRIGVTKQDNTIEIASLESCIREDLNENAPRAMAVIDPVKLVIENYPQGESEQVTMPNHPSNPEMGSRDVPFSAELWIDRADFREEANKQYKRLVMGKEVRLRNAYVVKAERVEKDAEGNITTIFCTYDADTLSKDPADGRKVKGVIHWVSAAHALPIEIRLYDRLFSVPNPGAAEDFLTVMNPESLVIKQGYAEPSLQAAEAGKAYQFEREGYFCLDSRYSTADKLVFNRTVGLRDTWVG; from the coding sequence ATGAGTGAGGCTGAAGCCCGCCCGACTAACTTTATTCGTCAGATCATTGATGAAGATCTGGCTACCGGTAAGCACAACACGGTGCATACCCGTTTTCCGCCAGAGCCGAATGGCTATCTGCACATCGGCCACGCGAAATCTATCTGCCTGAACTTCGGTATCGCGCAAGACTACCAGGGCCAATGCAACCTGCGTTTCGATGACACCAACCCGGTAAAAGAAGACATCGAATACGTTGAGTCCATCAAAAATGACGTCGAGTGGTTAGGTTTTCACTGGTCTGGCAACGTTCGCTACTCCTCTGATTACTTCGATCAACTGCATGCCTATGCGGTGGAGCTGATTAACAAAGGTCTGGCCTATGTCGATGAACTGACGCCAGAGCAGATCCGCGAATACCGTGGTTCGCTGACCGCACCGGGTAAAAACAGCCCGTTCCGCGATCGCAGCGTAGAAGAGAACCTGGCGCTGTTTGAAAAAATGCGCAGCGGTGGCTTTGCGGAAGGTACGGCGTGCCTGCGTGCAAAAATCGATATGGCATCGCCGTTTATCGTCATGCGCGATCCGGTTCTGTACCGTATTAAATTTGCCGATCACCACCAGACCGGCACCAAGTGGTGCATCTATCCGATGTACGACTTCACCCACTGCATTAGCGATGCGCTGGAAGGCATCACGCATTCTCTGTGTACGCTGGAATTCCAGGACAACCGTCGTTTATACGACTGGGTTCTGGATAACATCACTATTCCGGTTCACCCGCGTCAGTACGAATTCTCGCGCCTGAATCTGGAATACACCGTGATGTCCAAGCGTAAGCTGAATCAGCTGGTGATGGAAAAACACGTTGAAGGCTGGGATGACCCGCGTATGCCGACCATCTCTGGTCTGCGTCGTCGTGGCTATACCGCCGCGGCAATTCGCGAATTCTGCAAACGCATTGGCGTGACCAAGCAGGACAACACCATTGAGATCGCTTCTCTGGAATCCTGTATTCGTGAAGATCTGAACGAAAACGCACCGCGTGCGATGGCGGTTATCGATCCGGTTAAACTGGTTATTGAAAACTACCCGCAGGGTGAAAGCGAGCAGGTCACCATGCCTAATCATCCGAGCAACCCGGAAATGGGCAGCCGTGATGTGCCGTTTAGCGCCGAATTGTGGATTGACCGCGCTGACTTCCGTGAAGAAGCGAACAAGCAGTATAAGCGTCTGGTGATGGGCAAAGAAGTGCGTCTGCGTAACGCCTACGTGGTGAAAGCAGAGCGTGTGGAGAAAGATGCCGAAGGCAATATCACCACCATCTTCTGTACCTATGACGCCGACACCCTGAGCAAAGATCCGGCTGACGGCCGTAAAGTGAAGGGCGTGATTCATTGGGTAAGCGCGGCACATGCGCTGCCAATTGAAATCCGTCTGTACGATCGCCTGTTCAGCGTGCCAAATCCAGGTGCAGCGGAAGACTTCCTAACGGTGATGAACCCAGAATCACTGGTTATCAAGCAGGGCTATGCTGAGCCGTCTCTGCAGGCCGCTGAAGCCGGTAAAGCGTACCAGTTCGAGCGTGAGGGTTACTTCTGCCTCGATAGCCGCTACAGCACCGCTGATAAGCTGGTGTTTAACCGCACCGTTGGTCTGCGTGATACCTGGGTAGGCTAG
- the nagC gene encoding DNA-binding transcriptional regulator NagC, which translates to MTSGGQAQIGNVDLVKQLNSAAVYRLIDQHGPISRIQIAEQSQLAPASVTKITRQLIERGLIKEVDQQASTGGRRAISIITETRHFHAIGVRLGRHDTTLTLYDLSSKVVAEEHFPLPERTQETLEHALLNTIATFIESYQRKIRELIAISVILPGLVDPESGVIRYMPHIPVENWHLVEALQKRFNVTCFVGHDIRSLALAEHYFGASQDCDDSILVRVHRGTGAGIISNGRIFIGRNGNVGEIGHIQVDPLGERCHCGNFGCLETVAANAAIEQRVRHLLEQGYHSRVTLDDCNIKTICKAANKGDPLATEVIEHVGRHLGKTIAIAINLFNPQKVVIAGEIIEADRVLLPAIEGCINTQVLKAFRKNLPVVRSTLDHRSAIGAFALVKRAMLNGILLQHLLEG; encoded by the coding sequence ATGACATCAGGCGGACAAGCTCAAATTGGTAATGTTGATCTCGTAAAACAGCTTAACAGTGCGGCCGTTTACCGCCTGATTGACCAGCATGGGCCAATCTCGCGCATTCAGATTGCCGAGCAAAGTCAGCTTGCGCCCGCCAGCGTGACAAAAATCACGCGTCAGCTTATCGAGCGCGGATTGATCAAAGAAGTCGATCAGCAGGCCTCCACCGGGGGCCGCCGCGCTATCTCGATCATTACCGAAACTCGTCATTTCCACGCCATTGGCGTTCGTCTTGGCCGTCACGATACCACCCTCACCCTCTACGATCTGAGCAGCAAAGTGGTTGCGGAAGAGCATTTCCCACTCCCGGAACGTACCCAGGAGACACTGGAACACGCGCTGCTGAATACTATCGCCACGTTTATTGAATCGTATCAGCGTAAAATTCGCGAACTGATCGCCATTTCCGTCATTCTGCCGGGTCTTGTGGATCCTGAAAGCGGCGTAATTCGCTACATGCCGCATATCCCGGTCGAGAACTGGCATTTGGTCGAGGCGCTGCAAAAACGCTTTAACGTCACCTGTTTTGTTGGCCACGATATCCGCAGTCTGGCGCTAGCGGAGCACTACTTCGGTGCAAGTCAGGATTGTGATGATTCCATTCTGGTGCGTGTCCACCGGGGAACAGGCGCGGGCATTATCTCCAACGGGCGGATATTTATCGGTCGTAACGGTAACGTGGGTGAAATCGGTCATATCCAGGTCGACCCGCTTGGCGAACGCTGCCACTGCGGTAACTTTGGCTGTCTGGAAACCGTTGCCGCCAATGCCGCCATCGAACAACGCGTCCGCCATCTGCTTGAGCAGGGCTATCACAGCCGCGTCACGCTGGATGACTGCAACATCAAAACCATCTGCAAGGCCGCAAACAAAGGCGACCCACTGGCAACTGAAGTCATTGAGCACGTAGGTCGCCATCTGGGCAAAACCATTGCGATTGCCATTAACCTGTTCAACCCACAAAAAGTGGTGATTGCCGGGGAGATTATCGAGGCCGATCGCGTGTTGTTGCCCGCCATCGAAGGCTGCATCAATACTCAGGTACTCAAAGCATTTCGCAAGAATCTGCCGGTAGTGCGCTCCACTCTTGACCATCGCTCGGCGATTGGCGCGTTTGCGCTGGTCAAGCGCGCAATGCTCAACGGTATCCTGTTACAACATTTGTTGGAAGGTTAG
- a CDS encoding HAD-IIA family hydrolase — protein MTIENVICDIDGVLMHDNVAVPGAAEFVARVLEKGMPFLCLTNYPSQTGQDLANRFATAGIDVPDSVFYTSAMATADFLRRQEGKKAYVVGEGALIHELYKAGFTITDVNPDFVIVGETRSFNWEMMHKAAFFVANGARFIATNPDTHGRGYYPACGALCAGIEKISGRKPFIVGKPSPWIIRAALNKMQAHSEQTVIVGDNLRTDILAGFQAGLETILVLSGVSTVDDIDNMPFRPSWIYPSVAEIDIL, from the coding sequence ATGACCATTGAGAATGTAATCTGTGATATTGACGGCGTGCTGATGCACGACAACGTTGCCGTGCCGGGCGCGGCGGAATTCGTTGCACGCGTACTCGAAAAAGGTATGCCGTTTCTTTGTCTGACCAACTACCCTTCGCAGACAGGTCAGGATTTGGCGAACCGCTTCGCCACCGCAGGCATCGATGTGCCTGACAGCGTGTTTTATACCTCCGCCATGGCAACAGCCGATTTCCTGCGTCGCCAGGAAGGAAAAAAAGCGTACGTTGTCGGCGAAGGTGCATTGATCCACGAACTCTATAAAGCTGGCTTCACTATTACCGACGTCAACCCAGACTTCGTTATCGTGGGTGAGACCCGTTCTTTTAACTGGGAAATGATGCACAAAGCGGCATTCTTCGTGGCTAATGGTGCACGCTTCATCGCAACAAACCCAGATACGCACGGTCGCGGCTATTACCCGGCCTGTGGCGCACTTTGTGCCGGCATCGAAAAAATTTCGGGCCGTAAACCGTTTATCGTTGGCAAGCCAAGTCCGTGGATCATCCGCGCCGCACTAAACAAGATGCAGGCGCATTCCGAGCAGACTGTCATCGTCGGCGACAATCTGCGTACCGATATTCTGGCGGGTTTCCAGGCTGGGCTTGAGACGATTCTGGTCCTCTCCGGTGTCTCTACCGTGGATGACATCGATAATATGCCGTTCAGACCATCGTGGATTTATCCGTCAGTTGCGGAAATCGACATTCTCTAA
- the nagA gene encoding N-acetylglucosamine-6-phosphate deacetylase: protein MYALTHGRIYTGHEILDDHAIIVADGLIERICPLADVPANVEQRSVNGAILAPGFIDVQLNGCGGVQFNDTPEAVSVETLEIMQKANEKSGCTNFLPTLITAGDDLMKQGVHVMREYLAKHPNQALGLHLEGPWLNIVKKGTHNPSFVRKPDAELVQFLCDNADVITKVTLAPEMVAPEVITALVNAGIVVSAGHSNATAKEARIGFRAGISFATHLFNAMPYMSGREPGLTGAILDADEIYCGIIADGLHVDYINIRNAKRLKGDKLCLVTDATAPAGANIEQFIFAGKTIYYRNGLCVDENGTLSGSSLTMIEGVRNLVLHANIALDEVLRMATLYPARAIGVDKQLGSIAPGKVANLTAFTHDFKIIKTIVNGNEVVTE, encoded by the coding sequence ATGTATGCATTAACCCATGGCCGGATTTATACCGGTCACGAAATTCTGGATGACCATGCGATTATCGTCGCCGATGGCCTAATTGAACGTATTTGTCCACTGGCTGATGTACCCGCGAACGTCGAACAGCGTTCCGTCAATGGCGCCATTCTCGCCCCTGGTTTTATCGACGTTCAGCTTAACGGCTGCGGCGGCGTACAGTTCAACGATACGCCAGAAGCAGTAAGCGTTGAAACGCTGGAAATCATGCAGAAAGCCAACGAGAAATCGGGCTGTACCAACTTCCTGCCAACGCTCATCACCGCCGGCGATGATCTGATGAAGCAGGGTGTGCACGTGATGCGTGAGTACCTGGCAAAACATCCAAACCAGGCGCTGGGTCTGCATCTTGAAGGTCCATGGCTGAATATCGTCAAAAAAGGCACTCACAACCCAAGCTTCGTGCGTAAACCCGATGCTGAGCTGGTGCAGTTCCTGTGCGATAACGCTGACGTCATCACTAAAGTTACTCTGGCACCGGAAATGGTTGCCCCGGAAGTCATCACCGCGCTGGTCAATGCCGGTATCGTGGTGTCTGCGGGTCACTCTAATGCCACGGCGAAAGAGGCACGTATCGGTTTCCGTGCGGGGATCTCATTTGCCACCCACCTGTTCAACGCCATGCCGTATATGTCTGGCCGCGAACCAGGTCTGACTGGCGCCATCCTTGATGCCGATGAAATTTACTGCGGTATCATCGCCGACGGCCTGCACGTCGACTACATCAATATCCGTAACGCCAAGCGCTTAAAAGGTGACAAGCTGTGCCTGGTGACCGACGCCACCGCGCCAGCAGGTGCCAATATTGAGCAGTTCATTTTTGCCGGTAAAACAATATACTACCGAAACGGACTGTGCGTTGACGAAAACGGTACATTGAGCGGCTCCTCCCTGACGATGATCGAAGGGGTACGCAATCTGGTTCTGCACGCGAATATTGCGCTGGACGAAGTACTGCGTATGGCAACCCTCTACCCTGCCCGCGCCATTGGCGTAGACAAACAGTTAGGCAGCATTGCACCGGGCAAAGTGGCGAACCTGACTGCGTTCACCCACGATTTTAAAATCATCAAGACCATCGTTAATGGCAACGAGGTCGTTACTGAGTAA
- the nagE gene encoding PTS N-acetyl glucosamine transporter subunit IIABC, which translates to MNILGFFQRLGRALQLPIAVLPVAALLLRFGQPDLLNVPFIAQAGGSIFDNLALIFAIGVASSWSKDSAGAAALAGAVGYFVLTKAMVTINPAINMGVLAGIITGLVAGATYNRWSGIKLPDFLSFFGGKRFVPIATGFFCLVLAAIFGYVWPPVQNAIHAGGEWIVGAGALGSGIFGFINRLLIPTGLHQVLNTIAWFQIGEFTNAAGAVFHGDINRFYAGDGTAGMFMSGFFPIMMFGLPGAALAMYFAAPKARRPMVGGMLLSVAITAFLTGVTEPLEFLFMFLAPVLYLLHAILTGVSLFLATLLGIHAGFSFSAGAIDYVLMYSLPAASQNVWMLVVMGLVFFVIYFVLFSVVIRMFNLKTPGREDQDDNVVTNEANSNTEEGLAQLATSYIAAVGGTDNLKAIDACITRLRLSVADSAKVNDAMCKRLGASGVVKLNKQTIQVIVGAKAESIGDEMKKVVARGPVAAAAAAESAPVAATVAKPQAVANAATVETLVSPITGDIVALEQVPDEAFASKAVGDGVAVKPTDKTVVSPAAGTIVKIFNTNHAFCLETTKGAEIVVHMGIDTVALEGKGFKRLVEEGAEVVAGQPILEMDLDFLNANARSMISPVVCSNSDDFGALVIKAEGHVVAGQTPLYEIKGK; encoded by the coding sequence ATGAATATTTTAGGTTTTTTCCAGCGACTAGGTAGGGCATTACAGCTCCCTATCGCCGTGCTGCCGGTGGCGGCGCTGTTGCTGCGATTTGGTCAGCCAGATTTACTGAACGTGCCATTTATCGCGCAAGCGGGTGGCTCCATTTTCGATAACCTGGCGCTGATTTTCGCCATCGGTGTGGCATCTAGCTGGTCTAAAGACAGCGCCGGTGCAGCAGCGCTGGCAGGGGCCGTCGGTTATTTCGTTCTGACCAAAGCAATGGTTACCATCAACCCAGCCATCAATATGGGTGTGCTGGCGGGTATCATTACTGGTCTGGTCGCGGGTGCGACTTACAACCGTTGGTCTGGTATCAAACTGCCAGATTTCCTGAGCTTCTTTGGCGGCAAGCGCTTCGTGCCAATTGCCACTGGCTTCTTCTGTCTGGTGCTGGCGGCCATCTTTGGCTACGTGTGGCCACCGGTGCAGAACGCCATCCATGCCGGTGGTGAGTGGATCGTAGGTGCTGGCGCGCTGGGTTCTGGTATCTTTGGCTTCATCAACCGTCTGCTGATCCCAACCGGTCTGCATCAGGTACTGAATACTATCGCCTGGTTCCAGATTGGTGAATTCACCAACGCGGCTGGCGCGGTCTTCCACGGTGATATCAACCGCTTCTATGCAGGTGACGGCACCGCGGGCATGTTCATGTCCGGTTTCTTCCCAATTATGATGTTTGGTCTGCCGGGTGCAGCGCTGGCGATGTACTTCGCAGCGCCTAAAGCACGTCGTCCAATGGTCGGCGGTATGCTGCTGTCCGTGGCCATCACCGCGTTCCTGACCGGTGTAACCGAGCCGCTGGAATTCCTGTTCATGTTCCTGGCGCCGGTTCTGTACCTCCTGCACGCGATCCTGACCGGGGTGAGTCTGTTCCTGGCGACGCTGCTGGGTATCCACGCTGGCTTCTCCTTCTCCGCAGGTGCAATTGACTACGTGTTGATGTACAGCCTGCCGGCAGCAAGTCAGAACGTCTGGATGCTGGTGGTGATGGGCCTGGTATTCTTCGTGATTTACTTCGTGCTGTTCAGTGTGGTTATCCGCATGTTTAACCTGAAAACACCAGGCCGCGAAGACCAGGACGACAATGTTGTCACCAATGAAGCAAACAGCAATACCGAAGAAGGTCTGGCTCAACTAGCCACCAGCTACATTGCAGCGGTAGGCGGTACTGACAACCTGAAAGCGATTGATGCCTGTATTACTCGTCTGCGTCTGAGTGTTGCCGACTCTGCGAAAGTGAACGATGCGATGTGCAAACGTCTGGGCGCTTCCGGTGTGGTGAAACTGAACAAGCAGACCATTCAGGTTATTGTGGGTGCGAAAGCCGAGTCTATCGGTGATGAAATGAAGAAAGTGGTTGCGCGTGGCCCAGTTGCCGCCGCCGCAGCAGCAGAAAGCGCACCGGTAGCCGCTACCGTGGCAAAACCACAGGCCGTCGCGAATGCTGCGACCGTTGAAACGCTGGTTTCGCCAATTACCGGTGATATCGTGGCGCTGGAGCAGGTTCCTGATGAAGCCTTCGCCAGCAAAGCGGTCGGTGACGGCGTGGCGGTGAAACCAACGGATAAAACCGTCGTTTCTCCAGCGGCAGGTACCATTGTTAAAATCTTCAATACCAACCACGCATTCTGCCTGGAAACCACCAAAGGCGCGGAAATCGTTGTCCACATGGGTATCGATACCGTTGCGCTGGAAGGTAAAGGCTTTAAACGTCTGGTTGAAGAGGGTGCTGAAGTGGTTGCCGGTCAGCCAATCCTGGAAATGGATTTGGACTTCCTCAATGCTAATGCACGCTCGATGATTAGCCCGGTTGTTTGCAGCAATAGCGATGATTTCGGCGCGCTGGTTATTAAAGCCGAAGGTCATGTCGTTGCAGGTCAAACACCGCTGTATGAAATCAAAGGTAAGTAA